Proteins from a genomic interval of Sander vitreus isolate 19-12246 chromosome 6, sanVit1, whole genome shotgun sequence:
- the arid1aa gene encoding AT-rich interactive domain-containing protein 1A isoform X5, with the protein MAAQVASAATLNTSPPSELKKPDRDNKEESVPGEKQLDKKQPGLDSGSPGRGDLQDGADGGNAGGGGEPEMKNGNGNPPRANNNNQNDSVGPEGNNHPGLVHHHGTAFPPPSYGYSQHYGRAPFHQHGGQQSPGMAAAAGPVVQSSNMMDPYQPNSHEHGFSNHQFNNYNPFPNRTPYPGQAYAMNSPRSTQAPTAGGQPANVKQQPPAGGPTAMAGSYSNQRYNIGNPQPTSTPTLNKLLTSPSATRGYPNYPSNDYSSQEGANKGPADMGSSGLYGGSNPGWQQRSHHPSPMSPGSAGQPLVRNQPPGPIDPMAKMRGQPYGAGSPYNQQAPQGPPTGPQQGSGYPGQGYGPPGPQRFPVGMQGRTPGSMGSMSYGPQMGSYGQQGPGGYGSQGQAPYYSQPGQAPHPSQQQTPYSQPPSVQPGGQTPYPGQTHPPPTSAPHNQGAQPYQQPHMPPQSQGQLPGPSQGPPQSQPPYSQTSAPQSGQSLYAQQQGTPNQAPQPPSSQEPAGPQGQSNYPGSTQGPQQPPSQQQQAQPPQQPPGHSQHPQGQPAAYPQNPQQPQQQQAQQSPYQRFPPPQQQEVSQDSFQSSAPPSTQPKTGPEDSQGRPSSLPDLSGSIDDLPTGAEGALSPGVSTSGVSSSQGEQSNQAQSPFSPHTSPHLPGIRGPSPSPAGSPASASTPRTGPLSPANMPVTQMPPRPSSVQSDGSLHPAMSQSPMAQDRGFMQRNPQMPYGSPQSASALSPRQSSGGQMHPGMGPYQQNNSMGGYGQQGGQYGPQGYPRQPGYGNMPNANYTGPGIGPMNSMAGQGAGPPYSGMPPGRMPPNQMGARPYGPNMGPNMGPNMGPNIPPNMGNMPPQVGSGMCPPPGMNRKPQDPVAMQHPATNSMHNRMPGYPNMSPGMIGSGPPYGPPMNNMPGMMNTQGGSPFPMGPNMANNSSGMAPSPEVNNKMNNKVDGSGTPKPEPKSKKSNSSTTTNEKITRLYELGPEPDRKMWVDRYLAFIEEKAMGMTNLPAVGRKPLDLFRLYMSVKEIGSMAQVSKNKKWRDLATSLNVGTSSSAASSLKKQYIQCLYAFECKIERGEDPPPEIFTDNKKNQAAKVQPPSPAGSGSLQGPQTPQSTSSSMAEGGDLKPPTPASTPHTQMPPMPPGSRSSVNLQDPFSEGSDPAFPRKNMTPNSAYQAGMNTPDMQGRMGTYEPNKDPFGNMRKVGEHFLPANQGPNSGVGDQQQQQPPQQQQPQQPPFNRGPPGAMGTMPMGPRQQFPYGPGYDRRSEQGMGPEGNMGSGAPQPNPMIPANADTGMYSPNRFPPQQPRHDSYGNQYPGQGTPPTGSYPNQQPGMYPQQQQSYKRPVEGGYPPSKRHETEYSGPFHGGQQPPPQQQPGGTSAPSSGQQEYNQYSGSGPYPGSDRRPPGPGNQFPFPFGRERMPVATGPNAQPNMPPQMMQSGPEGPQGGMWQGPRDLNYQNYPSRQGGPGGPPQGSGYPGMNRSEEMMSSEQRMNHDGQWGGQMGPRQPPYGPAGPGQPMPRSVQPNYQPLQGVQNHIPQVSSPASMPRPMDSRTSPSKSPYMHGVMKMQKAGPPVPASHIVPPPVQSPLIRRDMPFPPGSIEASHPVLKPRRRLTVKDIGTPEAWRVMMSLKSGLLAESTWALDTINILLYDDNSISTFDLNTLPGLLELVVEYFRRCLIEIFGILREYEVGDPGQRTLLDPDALKQHWDSAEEEEQRAEDMEQEEGDDDEEEEERETEGPARVKEEEEEQEQCSESRGREEKTEDEERKSKGSSSEQTGSSQSLAANERPKQASKFDKFPLKVVRKRDPFATGKSNNHGKLQEFDSGLLHWSAGGGDSTDHIQTHFEPRKDFLEPRERVSVPSNLLKQRVLEVSLENCLPAEEEKRKNEDEEERPKETSSSEKASSSLSSEEERKTDSETKTVEKVAKSHQENNRPIPFPGSVLTQQAQQTGTILEDEPHSKDEGPLVALANWQDSLARRCICVSNIIRSLSFVPGNDHEMSKHPGLLLLLGRLILLHHRHPERKQAPLTYEKDEDSDEGMGQRDEWWWDCLELLRENTLVTLANISGQLDLSIYPESICLPLLDGLLHWAVCPSAEAQDPFPTLGPHSALSPQRLVLETLSKLSIQDNNVDLILATPPFSRLEKLYGNLVRLIGDRKVAVCREMAVVLLANLAQGDTVAARAIAVQKGSVGNLLGFLEDSLAATQLQQSQSSLLHLQGMHFEPTSPDMMRRAARALHALAKVEENHSEFTLQESRLLDLSVSPLMNSLVSHVICDVLFLIGQS; encoded by the exons ATGGCCGCTCAGGTCGCCAGCGCCGCCACTCTTAACACTAGCCCGCCTTCCGAACTCAAAAAACCGGATCGAGACAACAAGGAGGAGTCGGTACCGGGGGAGAAGCAGTTAGACAAAAAGCAGCCGGGCTTGGATAGCGGATCGCCGGGCCGGGGAGATCTGCAGGACGGGGCCGACGGTGGAAAtgcagggggaggaggggaaCCTGAGATGAAGAACGGGAATGGGAACCCGCCCAGGGCTAACAATAATAACCAGAATGACTCTGTCGGACCGGAGGGAAATAACCATCCTGGGTTGGTGCATCACCACGGCACGGCGTTTCCTCCACCTTCGTACGGATATAGTCAGCACTACGGTCGGGCCCCTTTTCATCAACATGGCGGACAACAAAGCCCTGGCATGGCAGCTGCTGCGGGTCCGGTCGTGCAGTCGAGCAACATGATGGACCCATATCAACCTAATTCACACGAGCATGGCTTTTCAAACCACCAGTTTAACAATTACAACCCATTCCCGAACAGGACTCCATATCCCGGCCAAGCATACGCCATGAACTCCCCTCGCAGTACCCAGGCGCCGACAGCTGGGGGGCagccagctaacgttaagcAGCAGCCACCAGCAGGAGGACCCACGGCGATGGCTGGATCTTACAGTAACCAGAGATATAATATTGGAAACCCACAACCTACATCCACACCGACACTCAACAAGCTCCTAACCTCCCCCAGCGCAACGCGGGGTTATCCAAACTACCCGTCTAACGACTACAGTAGCCAAGAAGGAGCTAATAAGGGACCAGCAGACATGGGCAGTAGCGGTCTGTATGGAGGGAGCAATCCGGGTTGGCAACAAAGAAGCCATCACCCGTCGCCTATGAGCCCGGGAAGTGCCGGGCAGCCGCTAGTTAGAAACCAG CCACCTGGTCCTATTGACCCAATGGCAAAAATGAGAGGTCAACCATACGGAGCAGGCAGTCCATACAATCAGCAGGCGCCGCAGGGACCTCCCACAGGTCCACAACAGGGATCCGGTTACCCTGGCCAGGGTTATGGCCCTCCAGGTCCTCAGCGATTCCCAGTAGGAATGCAAGGACGTACCCCTGGAAGCATGGGTAGCATGTCGTATGGTCCACAG ATGGGATCTTATGGACAGCAGGGACCAGGAGGATATGGCTCTCAGGGCCAGGCACCATATTACAGCCAGCCTGGCCAGGCTCCTCACCCAAGCCAGCAGCAAACCCCCTACTCCCAGCCCCCATCAGTGCAACCGGGTGGCCAGACACCTTACCCAGGGCAAACCCACCCTCCGCCGACGTCTGCTCCACACAACCAGGGAGCACAACCCTATCAACAGCCCCACATGCCCCCACAGTCCCAGGGGCAACTGCCAGGCCCATCCCAAGGGCCTCCACAGTCTCAGCCCCCTTATTCCCAAACCTCAGCCCCACAATCTGGCCAGTCTCTCTACGCCCAACAGCAGGGTACTCCCAATCAGGCCCCACAGCCGCCAAGTTCCCAGGAACCCGCTGGACCACAGGGCCAGTCCAACTACCCAGGATCCACACAGGGGCCTCAGCAGCCCCCCTCGCAGCAACAGCAGGCACAGCCTCCACAGCAGCCACCGGGACACAGCCAACACCCACAGGGCCAGCCTGCAGCATACCCGCAGAACCCCCAGCAGCCGCAACAGCAGCAAGCACAACAGTCACCTTATCAGCGCTTTCCTCCTCCACAACAGCAG GAGGTATCCCAGGACTCATTTCAATCCAGCGCCCCTCCATCCACCCAGCCTAAAACTGGCCCAGAGGACAGTCAAGGCCGCCCCTCCAGCCTTCCG GACCTGTCAGGGTCCATCGATGACCTGCCTACAGGTGCAGAGGGTGCCCTGAGTCCCGGTGTGAGCACGTCAGGTGTGTCGAGCAGCCAGGGTGAGCAGAGTAACCAGGCTCAGTCGCCCTTCTCTCCTCACACGTCTCCCCACCTGCCAGGCATCCGAGGGCCTTCACCTTCGCCAGCTGGCTCCCCTGCCAGCGCTAGCACACCCCGCACAGGACCGCTGTCGCCCGCCAACATGCCAG TGACCCAGATGCCTCCCAGGCCATCAAGTGTGCAGTCAGATGGGAGTCTACACCCTGCAATGAGCCAGTCTCCTATGGCCCAGGACAGAG GGTTTATGCAGAGAAACCCTCAGATGCCTTATGGCTCCCCCCAGTCAGCCTCTGCACTGTCGCCACGCCAGTCTTCAGGGGGACAGATGCATCCTGGGATGGGTCCATATCAGCAGAACAACTCCATGGGTGGCTATGGACAGCAGGGAGGACAATATGGCCCCCAAG GTTATCCCCGTCAACCGGGCTATGGCAACATGCCCAACGCAAACTACACTGGGCCAGGCATAGGTCCAATGAACTCCATGGCAGGACAGGGTGCGGGGCCGCCATATTCTGGCATGCCCCCAGGAAGGATGCCTCCTAATCAAATGGGGGCACGTCCCTACGGCCCCAATATGGGTCCAAATATGGGGCCCAACATGGGTCCAAACATCCCTCCCAACATGGGCAACATGCCACCCCAGGTAGGCTCAGGAATGTGTCCTCCTCCAGGCATGAACAGAAAGCCCCAGGACCCCGTAGCCATGCAGCACCCTGCCACCAACTCCATGCACAACAG GATGCCTGGTTACCCCAACATGTCTCCAGGCATGATAGGCTCCGGCCCACCCTATGGCCCTCCCATGAACAACATGCCTGGAATGATGAACACTCAAGGTGGATCACCTTTTCCTATGGGGCCAAACATGGCCAATAACTCAAGTG GGATGGCCCCCAGTCCAGAGGTGAACAATAAGATGAATAACAAAGTAGATGGGAGTGGAACGCCCAAGCCAGAGCCCAAATCTAAG AAGTCCAACTCTTCCACCACAACCAATGAAAAGATAACCCGTCTGTATGAGTTAGGACCAGAGCCGGACAGGAAGATGTGGGTGGACCGTTATTTGGCCTTCATTGAAGAGAAAGCCATGGGCATGACCAACCTGCCCGCTGTAGGACGCAAACCCCTCGACCTCTTCCGTCTGTATATGTCAGTCAAAGAGATCGGAAGCATGGCACAG GTGAGTAAGAATAAGAAATGGCGTGATCTGGCCACTTCCCTGAATGTGGGCACATCCAGCAGTGCTGCCAGTTCTTTGAAGAAACAGTACATCCAGTGTCTGTATGCCTTTGAGTGCAAAATTGAGCGTGGTGAGGACCCTCCTCCTGAGATTTTTACAGACAACAAAAAGAACCAAGCTGCTAAGGTCCAGCCACCCTCTCCAG CTGGGTCAGGCTCTCTGCAGGGTCCTCAGACACCCCAGTCCACCAGCAGCTCCATGGCTGAAGGGGGGGACCTGAAACCTCCCACCCCAGCCTCCACTCCTCATACCCAGATGCCTCCCATGCCACCGGGGTCCAG GAGCAGCGTTAACCTGCAGGACCCCTTCTCTGAAGGAAGTGACCCTGCTTTCCCCAGGAAGAACATGACGCCCAACTCTGCCTATCAGGCTGGCATGAACACACCAGACATGCAAGGGCGCATGGGCACCTACGAACCCAACAAGGACCCCTTTGGTAACATGCGGAAAG TCGGGGAGCACTTTCTACCTGCTAACCAGGGCCCAAACAGCGGGGTGGGtgaccaacagcagcagcaaccgccacagcagcagcaaccgCAGCAGCCTCCGTTTAACAGAGGACCGCCTGGGGCCATGGGCACGATGCCAATGGGGCCCAGACAGCAGTTTCCCTATGGACCAGGCTACGACAGGAG GTCGGAGCAAGGAATGGGCCCAGAGGGCAACATGGGATCCGGTGCTCCTCAGCCAAACCCTATGATACCTGCCAATGCCGACACTGGGATGTATTCGCCAAATCGCTTCCCACCACAGCAGCCACG GCATGATTCCTATGGTAATCAGTATCCTGGACAGGGAACGCCCCCTACAGGCTCCTACCCCAATCAGCAGCCTGGAATGTacccacaacaacaacag AGTTACAAGCGTCCTGTGGAAGGGGGTTATCCTCCATCAAAACGCCATGAGACGGAGTACAGCGGGCCCTTCCATGGTGGACAGCAACCACCACCGCAGCAACAGCCAGGAGGTACCTCTGCACCCTCTTCAGGACAGCAGGAGTACAATCAGTACAGCGGCAGTGGACCCTACCCCGGCTCTGATCGCCGTCCACCTGGCCCAGGCAATCAGTTTCCCTTTCCCTTTGGTCGTGAACGTATGCCGGTAGCGACGGGGCCCAACGCTCAGCCCAACATGCCCCCTCAGATGATGCAGTCAGGTCCTGAGGGACCTCAGGGAGGTATGTGGCAGGGACCGCGAGACTTGAACTATCAGAACTACCCCAGCCGGCAAGGTGGCCCTGGGGGCCCACCCCAGGGATCCGGCTACCCTGGCATGAACCGCTCAGAGGAGATGATGTCATCAGAACAGCGCATGAATCATGATGGACAGTGGGGGGGTCAGATGGGCCCGCGGCAGCCTCCTTATGGTCCAGCAGGGCCTGGCCAACCTATGCCTCGTTCAGTACAGCCCAACTACCAGCCCCTTCAGGGTGTGCAGAACCACATTCCACAGGTGTCCAGCCCGGCCTCTATGCCCCGCCCCATGGATAGCAGGACATCACCTAGTAAATCTCCCTATATGCACGGAGTAATGAAGATGCAGAAGGCTGGCCCTCCAGTGCCTGCGTCTCACATAGTGCCACCTCCAGTGCAGTCGCCTCTAATAAGGCGAGACATGCCTTTTCCCCCGGGCTCTATAGAAGCTTCACATCCTGTCCTGAAACCACGTCGGAGACTCACAGTGAAAGATATCG GAACCCCCGAGGCCTGGAGAGTTATGATGTCATTAAagtctggtttattggctgaGAGTACGTGGGCCTTAGATACCATCAACATTCTCCTGTATGATGACAACAGTATTTCCACCTTTGATCTCAACACG TTGCCTGGCCTACTAGAGTTGGTGGTTGAGTATTTCAGACGCTGCCTCATTGAAATCTTTGGTATTCTTCGGGAGTATGAGGTGGGAGATCCTGGCCAGAGGACACTACTTGATCCTGATGCCTTGAAACAACACTGGGACAGCGCAGAAGAAGAGGAACAACGGGCTGAGGACATGGAACAAGAGGAaggagatgatgatgaagaagaggaggaacgAGAAACGGAGGGGCCAGCTCgtgtgaaggaggaggaggaggagcaggagcagTGCTCTGAGTCTCGGGGTCGAGAGGAGAAAACAGAAGatgaggagaggaagagcaagGGTTCTTCATCTGAACAGACGGGCTCATCGCAATCCTTAGCTGCCAATGAGAGACCCAAACAGGCCAGCAAGTTTGACAAGTTTCCTCTAAAGGTGGTACGAAAGAGAGATCCATTTGCGACTGGCAAATCAAATAATCACGGCAAACTGCAAGAGTTTGACAGTGGGTTACTTCATTGGAGCGCTGGAGGCGGAGACTCAACAGACCACATCCAGACTCACTTTGAACCACGCAAAGACTTCTTGGAACCACGAGAACGAGTATCTGTGCCCTCAAATTTGCTGAAGCAACGAGTCCTAGAAGTGTCACTGGAAAATTGTTTGCCAGCTGAGGAAGAGAAAAGGAAgaatgaagatgaagaagaaaggCCAAAGGAGACATCTTCCTCAGAGAAGGCCAGCTCCTCACTCAgcagtgaggaggagaggaaaacagaTTCTGAGACAAAGACAGTTGAGAAAGTTGCTAAAAGTCACCAGGAGAATAATAGACCTATTCCTTTCCCCGGCAGTGTTTTAACCCAGCAGGCACAGCAGACTGGCACCATCCTGGAGGATGAGCCTCACAGTAAAGACGAGGGGCCGCTCGTTGCACTGGCTAACTGGCAGGATTCCTTAGCCCGCCGCTGCATTTGTGTCTCCAATATAATCCGCAGCCTCTCCTTTGTGCCAGGCAATGACCACGAGATGTCCAAACATCCAGggctactgctgctactgggACGCCTGATCCTGCTCCACCACAGGCACCCTGAGCGCAAACAAGCTCCGCTCACCTACGAGAAAGATGAGGACTCGGACGAGGGAATGGGCCAAAGGGATGAATGGTGGTGGGATTGCTTGGAGCTCCTGAGGGAGAACACACTGGTCACTTTGGCGAACATCTCAGGCCAACTGGACCTCTCCATTTACCCAGAGAGCATCTGCTTGCCTCTGTTGGATGGTCTTCTCCACTGGGCTGTCTGCCCATCAGCAGAGGCCCAGGACCCCTTCCCCACCCTCGGCCCCCACAGTGCTTTGTCACCTCAGAGACTGGTCCTGGAGACGCTAAGCAAGCTAAGCATTCAAGATAACAATGTGGACCTCATCTTGGCCACTCCGCCATTCAGTCGGTTGGAGAAGCTATATGGGAACCTTGTGCGGCTAATCGGAGACAGGAAGGTTGCTGTCTGCAGGGAGATGGCCGTGGTCCTACTGGCCAACCTGGCCCAGGGTGATACTGTGGCAGCCAGAGCAATCGCTGTTCAGAAAGGCAGTGTGGGCAACCTGCTGGGCTTCCTAGAGGATAGTCTGGCTGCCACACAGCTTCAGCAGAGCCAGAGCTCTCTACTACACTTACAGGGGATGCACTTCGAGCCCACAAGCCCGGACATGATGCGGCGAGCTGCCCGGGCTCTGCACGCCTTAGCCAAGGTGGAGGAGAACCACTCAGAGTTCACACTACAAGAGTCCCGACTCCTCGACCTTTCAGTGTCTCCCCTAATGAACTCGCTGGTTTCTCATGTTATCTGTGATGTACTCTTTTTGATTGGCCAGTCATGA